Proteins encoded within one genomic window of Pygocentrus nattereri isolate fPygNat1 chromosome 9, fPygNat1.pri, whole genome shotgun sequence:
- the LOC108434647 gene encoding ERBB receptor feedback inhibitor 1 encodes MASARPYWDQHHAMNSMYFCFDADSIEHNLKTHQQGSASAGFDGRMFGSCSSHSPSHQCQSVKAAGPTQLLLSSLHSPPEGDQVVPSFQKLSVYEQAPPYSPRRISKPLPPLPDMGDLYSDEAVDSEVEFFSSNSESQLLVSDRTSKPLPFRYGTPGRRSFRGCGQINYAYCDRLQEQEKASVQKSEQAVHRERDNLKQPERPLRKLRRTHSGPAGSFKPPNLRLAGLQHPSQSNPQEKPEVPPRIPIPSRPRKSVDEHDMDQPPEIPPRQPLFYTIPRSPSPKSLPIYVNGVMPPTQSFAPNPKYVSKAQHRQNCEGLPAPRNPCILPIMEDGKKASTTHYFLLPQRPGYLDKFERFFKDSGSEAVHSGC; translated from the exons ATGGCTTCGGCCAGACCCTACTGGGACCAGCACCATGCTatgaacag CATGTACTTTTGTTTCGATGCTGACTCCATAGAGCACAACCTGAAAACACATCAGCAAGGATCCGCCTCTGCGGGCTTTGACG GAAGGATGTTTGGCTCATGTTCCTCGCACAGCCCCAGCCACCAGTGTCAGTCTGTAAAGGCTGCTGGTCCTACACAGCTCCTCCTCTCCTCACTGCACAGCCCACCTGAGGGAGACCAGGTTGTTCCGTCTTTCCAGAAACTTTCAGTTTATGAACAAGCGCCCCCGTATTCTCCAAGGAGAATTTCCAAGCCTTTGCCTCCTCTGCCAGACATGGGGGACCTATATTCTGATGAAGCAGTGGACAGTGAAGTGGAGTTCTTCTCCAGCAACAGTGAGAGCCAGCTGCTGGTGTCTGATCGCACCTCTAAACCTTTACCCTTCCGATATGGCACGCCGGGTAGGCGGAGTTTCCGTGGCTGCGGCCAAATTAACTATGCCTATTGTGATCGTCTGCAGGAGCAGGAGAAAGCAAGCGTTCAGAAGTCTGAGCAGGCCGTCCATCGAGAAAGGGACAACTTGAAGCAACCGGAACGGCCCCTGCGCAAGCTGCGCCGGACTCATTCAGGTCCTGCTGGATCCTTTAAACCTCCCAATCTCCGTCTGGCCGGCCTCCAGCACCCGTCCCAGAGCAATCCACAAGAGAAACCTGAGGTTCCTCCACGGATCCCCATTCCATCTCGTCCCAGAAAGAGCGTTGATGAACATGACATGGACCAACCTCCTGAAATCCCACCAAGGCAGCCCCTCTTTTACACCATTCCACGATCTCCTAGTCCCAAGAGCCTCCCTATTTATGTCAACGGAGTGATGCCGCCTACTCAGAGCTTTGCCCCCAACCCTAAGTATGTGAGTAAAGCCCAGCACAGGCAAAACTGTGAGGGTTTGCCGGCTCCTCGTAATCCATGTATTCTGCCGATCATGGAAGACGGAAAGAAGGCTAGCACTACTCATTACTTCCTTCTGCCCCAGCGACCAGGCTACCTGGACAagtttgaaaggttctttaaagattcAGGCTCTGAAGCTGTGCACAGTGGATGTTAA